One window of the Clupea harengus chromosome 20, Ch_v2.0.2, whole genome shotgun sequence genome contains the following:
- the si:ch73-335m24.2 gene encoding protein eva-1 homolog C isoform X2 — MGAMLPPRSFSRSWCFLPLCVLLAALTHRARTAPDFTVYLHRILRNHTTHACEGGTLEIRCPSKTTVAIISAFYGRRVPSQYLCPTTNPNITLEENTECMSTVANQKVTSECQDHRSCQIPVISQVFGHDPCPETSKYMIVSYKCRPEHHRTKMVCENERLRLACKNDTVLAIYSASFGHQPHWNHDCPQETDIEADMECLSATALRRVSRRCHGRTNCSVLADIQNFGDPCFPGTRKHLRVSYTCVPRYLLEDVGRGTTDPFLLNDYTHGVPETVALYFVSGICAGLVFLLCLFGLKSTLVRDAKELFSELGDELKATRRRGNFEDDEDVISDSSFRRLTQSYRMADMFGPDMIMTVEMVDRDDERGKDTTNGDMWPNSSPYAIHNIKSSAT, encoded by the exons TCTACCTGCACAGAATTCTCAGGAACCACACAACGCATGCGTGCGAGGGAGGCACTCTCGAAATCAGATGCCCCTCCAAAACCACCGTTGCGATCATCTCTGCATTCTACGGGCGCCGCGTGCCGAGCCAGTATTTGTGTCCAACCACAAACCCAAACATCACTCTTGAAGAGAACACTGAGTGCATGTCCACTGTGGCCAATCAG AAAGTGACGTCAGAGTGCCAGGACCACAGAAGTTGTCAGATACCAGTCATCAGCCAAGTGTTTGGACATGATCCCTGCCCTGAGACCAGCAAGTACATGATTGTGTCTTACAAGTGTCGCCCAG AGCACCATAGGACTAAGATGGTGTGTGAGAACGAGAGGCTGCGGCTGGCATGCAAGAACGACACAGTCCTTGCAATCTACTCTGCCTCGTTTGGCCACCAGCCGCACTGGAACCATGATTGCCCACAGGAAACTGACATCGAGGCTGACATGG agtgTCTGTCAGCCACTGCACTGAGGAGAGTATCTCGTCGGTGTCATGGCAGAACCAACTGCTCCGTGCTGGCAGACATTCAGAATTTTGGTGACCCCTGTTTCCCTGGAACCAGGAAGCATCTGCGAGTGTCCTACACATGTG TTCCTAGGTATCTCCTGGAAGATGTTGGACGTGGAACCACGGACCCATTTCTATTAAATGACTACACTCATG GTGTTCCAGAGACCGTGGCCCTGTATTTTGTCTCTGGGATCTGTGCTGGGTTAGTCTTCCTGCTATGTTTGTTTGGTCTAAAATCCACACTTGTGCGCGATGCCAAGGAGCTGTTCTCTGAACTAGGCGATGAGCTTAAGGCCACACGACGCCGAGGCAACTTTGAGGACGACGAGGACGTCATCTCTGACTCCTCCTTCCGCCGGCTAACCCAGTCGTATCGTATGGCAGACATGTTCGGCCCAGACATGATCATGACTGTGGAGATGGTGGACAGGGATGATGAGAGGGGGAAGGACACCACGAATGGGGATATGTGGCCTAACTCCAGTCCTTATGCCATACACAACATAAAGTCCTCCGCTACATAA
- the si:ch73-335m24.2 gene encoding protein eva-1 homolog C isoform X1, which translates to MGAMLPPRSFSRSWCFLPLCVLLAALTHRARTAPDFTVYLHRILRNHTTHACEGGTLEIRCPSKTTVAIISAFYGRRVPSQYLCPTTNPNITLEENTECMSTVANQKVTSECQDHRSCQIPVISQVFGHDPCPETSKYMIVSYKCRPEHHRTKMVCENERLRLACKNDTVLAIYSASFGHQPHWNHDCPQETDIEADMECLSATALRRVSRRCHGRTNCSVLADIQNFGDPCFPGTRKHLRVSYTCVPRYLLEDVGRGTTDPFLLNDYTHGGWYTGPGVSRPQNIFTNSLEIFSQIQGVPETVALYFVSGICAGLVFLLCLFGLKSTLVRDAKELFSELGDELKATRRRGNFEDDEDVISDSSFRRLTQSYRMADMFGPDMIMTVEMVDRDDERGKDTTNGDMWPNSSPYAIHNIKSSAT; encoded by the exons TCTACCTGCACAGAATTCTCAGGAACCACACAACGCATGCGTGCGAGGGAGGCACTCTCGAAATCAGATGCCCCTCCAAAACCACCGTTGCGATCATCTCTGCATTCTACGGGCGCCGCGTGCCGAGCCAGTATTTGTGTCCAACCACAAACCCAAACATCACTCTTGAAGAGAACACTGAGTGCATGTCCACTGTGGCCAATCAG AAAGTGACGTCAGAGTGCCAGGACCACAGAAGTTGTCAGATACCAGTCATCAGCCAAGTGTTTGGACATGATCCCTGCCCTGAGACCAGCAAGTACATGATTGTGTCTTACAAGTGTCGCCCAG AGCACCATAGGACTAAGATGGTGTGTGAGAACGAGAGGCTGCGGCTGGCATGCAAGAACGACACAGTCCTTGCAATCTACTCTGCCTCGTTTGGCCACCAGCCGCACTGGAACCATGATTGCCCACAGGAAACTGACATCGAGGCTGACATGG agtgTCTGTCAGCCACTGCACTGAGGAGAGTATCTCGTCGGTGTCATGGCAGAACCAACTGCTCCGTGCTGGCAGACATTCAGAATTTTGGTGACCCCTGTTTCCCTGGAACCAGGAAGCATCTGCGAGTGTCCTACACATGTG TTCCTAGGTATCTCCTGGAAGATGTTGGACGTGGAACCACGGACCCATTTCTATTAAATGACTACACTCATG GCGGTTGGTACACTGGCCCCGGCGTGTCCAGGCCTCAAAACATTTTCACCAACTCTCTGGAAATCTTTTCCCAAATCCAGG GTGTTCCAGAGACCGTGGCCCTGTATTTTGTCTCTGGGATCTGTGCTGGGTTAGTCTTCCTGCTATGTTTGTTTGGTCTAAAATCCACACTTGTGCGCGATGCCAAGGAGCTGTTCTCTGAACTAGGCGATGAGCTTAAGGCCACACGACGCCGAGGCAACTTTGAGGACGACGAGGACGTCATCTCTGACTCCTCCTTCCGCCGGCTAACCCAGTCGTATCGTATGGCAGACATGTTCGGCCCAGACATGATCATGACTGTGGAGATGGTGGACAGGGATGATGAGAGGGGGAAGGACACCACGAATGGGGATATGTGGCCTAACTCCAGTCCTTATGCCATACACAACATAAAGTCCTCCGCTACATAA